In Thermomicrobiales bacterium, one DNA window encodes the following:
- a CDS encoding LLM class flavin-dependent oxidoreductase, producing the protein MADYGHDLQFGYFLIPDNSDPAALLDLGGRLDELGYDLIGIQDHPYQRRYFDTMALIAMLLAQTERVRIFPDVANLPLRLPTMLAKEAATLDQLSGGRFELGLGAGAFWDAIAAMGGPVRTPGEAIGALEEAIAIVRAMWSGGRGLRHDGEIYRVIGAQPGPAPAHDMSIWLGVLGPRALRLTGRAADGWVPSMSYLSPIESLDRQAIIDDAARAAGRAPAAVRRIYNINGSFADSASAPFSGGDREVIGTVEHWVSALTTLATEYGFGSFILWTDPTPENLRLFIDEVAPAVRERVAAVRAGR; encoded by the coding sequence ATGGCTGACTACGGGCACGATCTGCAATTCGGCTATTTCCTGATCCCCGATAACAGCGACCCGGCAGCTTTGCTCGACCTGGGTGGTCGGCTGGACGAGCTGGGCTACGATCTGATCGGCATTCAGGATCACCCGTACCAGCGGCGCTACTTCGACACGATGGCGCTGATCGCGATGCTACTGGCGCAGACCGAGCGCGTGCGCATCTTCCCCGATGTCGCCAACCTGCCGTTGCGCTTGCCGACGATGCTGGCGAAGGAGGCTGCGACGCTCGACCAGCTCAGCGGCGGTCGCTTCGAGCTGGGCCTCGGCGCTGGCGCGTTCTGGGATGCGATCGCTGCGATGGGTGGGCCGGTTCGCACGCCCGGCGAGGCGATCGGGGCGCTCGAAGAGGCGATCGCGATTGTCCGCGCGATGTGGTCTGGCGGACGCGGCCTGCGTCACGATGGCGAGATCTACCGCGTCATCGGCGCGCAACCCGGCCCGGCTCCCGCCCACGACATGAGCATCTGGCTCGGCGTGCTTGGGCCGCGTGCGTTGCGGCTGACTGGCCGCGCCGCGGATGGCTGGGTGCCGTCGATGTCGTATCTGTCGCCCATCGAGAGCCTCGACCGGCAAGCCATCATCGACGATGCCGCGCGCGCAGCCGGTCGCGCACCGGCGGCTGTCCGGCGCATCTACAACATCAACGGCAGCTTCGCTGATTCCGCGTCTGCGCCATTCAGCGGTGGCGACCGCGAAGTCATCGGAACAGTCGAGCATTGGGTCTCGGCGTTGACGACGCTGGCGACCGAGTATGGCTTTGGCAGCTTCATCCTCTGGACTGACCCGACGCCGGAAAATCTGCGGCTGTTCATTGACGAGGTCGCGCCTGCTGTACGCGAACGAGTCGCCGCGGTCCGCGCCGGGCGCTAG
- a CDS encoding quercetin 2,3-dioxygenase produces the protein MAALFNANFVRTNRNDLSRTVWYSGYLLTFLATGDETGGAFTIVEEVGQKGLSAEPPMHVHQREDESFYVLEGRMNFVIGDANVDAPAGTLVVLPRGVPHRFTLESEHVRVLNMCTPAGFEGFFRALSEPAPSLTLPPMPDGPPDIAHFIRTAAAYGVDILPPPDH, from the coding sequence GTGGCGGCGCTATTCAACGCAAACTTCGTTCGGACGAACCGCAACGATCTCTCCCGCACTGTCTGGTACTCGGGCTATCTGCTGACATTCCTGGCCACCGGCGATGAAACAGGCGGGGCGTTCACCATCGTTGAGGAGGTCGGGCAGAAGGGGCTCAGCGCCGAGCCGCCGATGCACGTCCACCAGCGTGAAGACGAATCGTTCTACGTGCTTGAAGGGCGGATGAACTTCGTCATCGGTGATGCGAACGTCGACGCGCCGGCAGGGACGCTTGTTGTCCTGCCACGCGGAGTGCCGCATCGGTTCACGCTGGAGTCGGAGCATGTGCGAGTGCTGAACATGTGCACGCCGGCCGGCTTCGAGGGCTTCTTCCGCGCGCTCAGTGAGCCGGCGCCATCCCTGACGCTGCCGCCAATGCCGGACGGGCCACCCGATATCGCCCACTTCATCCGAACCGCCGCAGCCTACGGCGTCGACATCCTGCCACCACCGGACCACTAG